The following coding sequences are from one Virgibacillus necropolis window:
- the tsf gene encoding translation elongation factor Ts, which yields MAITAQMVKELREKTGAGMMDCKKALTETDGNIEQAIDYLREKGVAKAAKKSDRIAAEGLTHVEVDNNVAALLEVNCETDFVTKNDQFKTLLTKLGNHIITNKPSSVEEALQQDMDGEGNSVETYINSVVAKIGEKISLRRFVILTKTDNDSFGSYLHMGGRIGVLTLLEGTTDEQVAKDVAMHVAAANPLHISRDAVSEDEVSREREVLKTQALNEGKPEKIVEKMVEGRLGKFFEDICLLEQNFVKDPDQKVKKYVSDKGATVKSFVRYEVGEGMEKREDNFAEEVRNQINNQ from the coding sequence ATGGCAATTACTGCACAAATGGTAAAAGAATTACGCGAAAAAACTGGTGCTGGGATGATGGACTGTAAAAAGGCACTTACTGAAACTGACGGTAATATTGAACAAGCAATTGATTATTTACGAGAAAAAGGTGTAGCAAAAGCTGCAAAAAAATCAGATCGTATTGCTGCTGAAGGGTTGACACATGTAGAAGTTGATAACAACGTTGCTGCATTATTAGAAGTTAACTGTGAAACAGACTTTGTTACAAAAAATGATCAGTTTAAAACACTTTTAACTAAATTAGGAAATCACATTATTACAAATAAGCCTTCATCAGTTGAAGAAGCATTACAACAGGATATGGATGGTGAAGGTAACAGTGTAGAAACGTACATCAATTCCGTTGTCGCGAAAATTGGTGAGAAGATTTCCTTACGTCGTTTTGTGATTTTAACAAAAACAGATAACGATTCATTCGGTTCATATCTCCATATGGGTGGGCGTATTGGTGTCTTAACACTTCTTGAAGGTACAACTGACGAGCAAGTGGCAAAGGATGTTGCAATGCACGTTGCTGCAGCAAATCCGCTTCATATATCTCGTGACGCTGTTTCAGAAGATGAAGTTAGCCGCGAACGTGAAGTATTAAAAACACAAGCATTAAACGAAGGAAAACCAGAAAAAATTGTAGAAAAAATGGTTGAAGGTCGTTTGGGTAAGTTCTTCGAAGACATTTGCTTATTAGAACAAAACTTTGTTAAAGATCCAGATCAAAAAGTTAAAAAGTACGTTTCTGATAAGGGTGCAACAGTTAAATCATTTGTTCGTTATGAAGTTGGCGAAGGAATGGAAAAACGTGAAGATAACTTTGCAGAAGAAGTTAGAAACCAAATAAATAATCAATAA
- a CDS encoding MinD/ParA family protein, protein MNDQAMNLRRKLQQSKDSRQAKTISIVSGKGGVGKSNFAINFSLELIKTGKKVLLVDLDIGMGNIDILLGLHATKTIVDMFDQQLKIHDIIENGPNNLAFIAAGNGLSNFFTLSDDKKDYFLNQYNELVKLYDYIIFDMGAGASKESLFFIVASDECITITTPEPTSITDAYGMIKHIVSNQGQMPIYLVMNRSLTYKTGKKALDRFQRVISQFLTIETQQMGILPDDRTVSASVIRQIPYSILNENAAISKAIKQIVGNYLQNSYTTDKKVATSFVQRLKRLLVER, encoded by the coding sequence ATGAATGATCAAGCCATGAATTTGCGACGTAAATTACAGCAGTCGAAGGACTCAAGGCAAGCCAAAACCATTTCTATTGTCAGTGGAAAAGGCGGAGTGGGGAAGTCTAATTTCGCAATTAATTTTTCACTAGAACTTATAAAAACCGGAAAAAAAGTTCTGTTAGTGGATTTAGATATCGGAATGGGTAATATCGATATTTTGCTAGGGTTACATGCAACAAAAACGATTGTAGATATGTTTGATCAACAGTTAAAGATTCACGACATTATTGAGAATGGACCCAATAATCTTGCCTTTATCGCGGCTGGAAATGGTCTATCAAACTTTTTTACATTGAGTGATGATAAAAAAGATTATTTCCTGAATCAATACAATGAATTAGTTAAGCTATACGATTACATTATTTTTGACATGGGGGCAGGTGCCTCAAAGGAAAGTTTATTTTTCATCGTGGCATCAGACGAATGCATCACGATTACTACGCCTGAGCCAACATCGATAACAGATGCATATGGCATGATCAAACACATCGTAAGCAATCAAGGCCAAATGCCGATATATCTGGTGATGAATCGTTCGTTAACCTATAAAACTGGTAAAAAAGCACTTGATCGATTTCAACGTGTTATTTCCCAATTTCTAACTATTGAAACGCAACAAATGGGGATCCTACCCGATGACCGTACCGTTTCAGCTTCAGTAATTAGGCAAATACCATACAGTATTCTTAATGAAAATGCGGCTATTTCAAAAGCAATCAAACAAATTGTAGGAAATTATTTACAAAACTCATATACAACAGACAAAAAAGTGGCCACTTCATTCGTGCAAAGGTTGAAACGATTACTGGTTGAGAGGTGA
- the flhF gene encoding flagellar biosynthesis protein FlhF, whose product MKVKKYVAATMPEAMHQIRKELGADAVILNSKEVRNGSLFGLFKKRSIEVIAALDPQPTKPKPEVYQSLDKAPHKKVQSDQSINKNVLSEIKHLKKLLEVQNQQVKTNFTSQYNMVYQHLIDQEVSQSLASKIVRTVIDQHKNDSDSEPEQHVIFQDTMKEITSQLLTLSFEGITYNKRIIHFVGPTGVGKTTTIAKVAADSVLNNHKKVAFITADTYRIAAIEQLKTYAKILDVPLAVAYDNKDYKEAVEKFADYDLILVDTAGRNFRDPKYVHELEQSIDFNDEIETYLVLSLTAKPNDLQKISEQFQHIAIKEFIFTKIDETRQYGSMINLALQNQVGIAYMTNGQDVPDDIVKPSPVKISEYIVGEYRDE is encoded by the coding sequence ATGAAGGTAAAGAAGTATGTAGCGGCAACAATGCCTGAAGCAATGCATCAAATTCGCAAGGAACTTGGTGCTGATGCGGTCATATTAAATTCAAAAGAAGTAAGAAATGGTAGCCTTTTTGGGTTATTTAAAAAAAGAAGCATTGAAGTTATCGCTGCACTTGACCCACAACCGACAAAGCCTAAGCCGGAAGTCTATCAATCACTTGACAAAGCTCCACATAAAAAAGTTCAATCCGATCAGTCAATAAATAAAAATGTCCTTAGTGAAATTAAGCATCTAAAGAAATTACTTGAGGTACAAAATCAACAAGTTAAAACAAATTTTACCTCGCAGTACAATATGGTTTATCAACACTTAATTGACCAGGAAGTTTCCCAATCATTAGCATCCAAGATAGTCCGTACAGTTATCGATCAACATAAAAATGATAGTGATAGTGAACCAGAACAGCATGTTATTTTTCAGGATACAATGAAAGAAATCACTTCTCAACTTTTAACACTTTCATTTGAAGGGATAACATACAACAAGAGGATTATTCATTTCGTCGGACCAACAGGGGTTGGAAAAACAACAACAATTGCCAAAGTTGCTGCTGACAGTGTGTTGAACAATCATAAAAAAGTGGCCTTTATCACTGCTGACACCTATCGAATTGCTGCTATTGAGCAATTAAAAACATATGCGAAAATATTGGATGTACCTTTAGCGGTTGCTTATGATAATAAAGACTATAAAGAAGCTGTCGAGAAGTTCGCGGATTATGATTTGATTCTTGTTGATACTGCGGGTCGTAATTTTCGAGATCCGAAATACGTACATGAATTGGAACAAAGCATTGATTTTAATGACGAGATAGAAACATATCTGGTGTTATCTTTAACAGCAAAACCGAACGATTTACAGAAAATCAGTGAACAATTTCAACATATTGCAATAAAAGAATTTATTTTTACTAAAATTGATGAAACAAGACAATATGGAAGCATGATTAACCTAGCACTTCAAAACCAGGTAGGAATTGCTTACATGACAAATGGTCAAGATGTGCCTGATGATATAGTTAAGCCTTCACCTGTGAAAATTAGTGAATATATAGTGGGTGAGTATCGTGATGAATGA
- the flhA gene encoding flagellar biosynthesis protein FlhA, with protein sequence MKAKDLSVLLGVILIIAMLVVPLPGWLLSILILINIILALIVILVSMNTQDALQFSIFPSLLLLLTLFRLALNVSTTRSILSEGEAGGVVETFGSFVIGDNPLVGFVVFIILVIIQFLVITKGAERVSEVGARFSLDAMPGKQMSIDADLNAGLISEQQAKERRAKVENEADFHGAMDGASKFVKGDAIAGIIIVLINIVFGLIIGMVQMGMSFPEALNTFMRLTVGDGLVSQIPALLIATATGIIVTRASSKGNLGSDVSGQLLQYPKLLFIAAGAIFLLGLTPINFLLTTTLAGLLVLSGYMLLKQEEKMEVPDVEEEEQSESSAMKSPENVVSLLNMDPIEFEFGYALIPLVDASQGGDLLDRVIMIRRQLAIELGIVIPVVRIRDNIQLNPNEYRLKIKGNEVAFGELLLDHYLAMTPGIDDDSLEGIDTNEPAFGLPAKWISEEVKDEAELSGFTVVDPPSVVSTHITEVIKKHAHILLGRQETKQLIDHLKENYPILADEVTPEPLSFGDIQKVLAKLLKENVSIRNLPIIFETLADFAKMTNDTELLAEYARQSLSPQITKQYAKDDRSLKVITVSGAVEKMIAENIQQTEHGNYLSLDPESQQLIIKTVSEEVERIALQEDTAILLCSPAIRMYMKQLVERFLPQVVVLSYNELEPTVQVQSVGVVNVA encoded by the coding sequence ATGAAAGCAAAAGATCTGTCGGTATTATTAGGCGTTATATTAATCATTGCAATGTTAGTCGTTCCATTACCAGGATGGTTACTAAGTATTCTAATTTTAATCAATATTATTTTGGCGCTCATCGTTATCTTAGTATCGATGAATACACAAGATGCATTACAATTTTCTATTTTCCCATCCCTATTATTGCTATTAACCTTATTTCGTTTAGCGTTAAATGTATCGACAACAAGATCTATTCTTTCCGAGGGTGAGGCAGGAGGAGTGGTAGAAACATTTGGTTCATTTGTAATTGGAGATAACCCATTGGTTGGTTTTGTTGTGTTTATCATCCTAGTTATTATTCAATTTTTAGTTATAACAAAAGGCGCTGAACGCGTGTCTGAAGTTGGGGCTAGATTTTCCCTGGACGCAATGCCTGGAAAACAAATGAGCATTGACGCTGACTTAAACGCTGGTTTAATTTCAGAGCAACAAGCAAAAGAACGACGCGCGAAGGTAGAAAATGAAGCAGACTTCCACGGGGCAATGGACGGGGCAAGTAAATTCGTTAAGGGAGACGCAATTGCAGGAATTATAATTGTACTTATTAATATTGTATTTGGACTAATTATCGGAATGGTTCAAATGGGAATGTCTTTTCCAGAAGCACTAAATACATTTATGCGTTTGACAGTTGGTGACGGCTTAGTAAGTCAAATTCCAGCATTATTAATAGCAACGGCAACTGGTATTATCGTGACGCGTGCCTCCTCAAAAGGTAATTTAGGCAGTGATGTATCAGGACAACTATTGCAATATCCTAAACTACTTTTTATTGCAGCTGGAGCAATTTTCTTGCTTGGTTTAACACCGATTAACTTTTTATTAACAACTACATTAGCAGGATTATTAGTACTTAGTGGGTATATGCTTCTAAAACAAGAAGAAAAAATGGAAGTACCTGATGTAGAAGAAGAGGAACAATCAGAAAGCTCTGCAATGAAGTCACCTGAGAATGTAGTAAGTCTATTGAATATGGACCCAATAGAATTTGAATTTGGGTACGCACTTATACCACTAGTAGATGCGAGTCAGGGTGGTGACCTGCTTGATAGAGTTATCATGATTCGCCGTCAGTTAGCTATCGAGCTAGGTATTGTCATACCAGTCGTACGTATTCGTGATAATATTCAACTAAATCCAAATGAATATCGATTAAAAATTAAAGGGAATGAGGTTGCTTTTGGTGAGCTTTTACTTGATCACTATTTGGCAATGACACCAGGAATAGATGACGATAGCCTCGAGGGGATTGATACAAATGAGCCCGCATTTGGTCTACCCGCTAAATGGATTAGTGAGGAAGTAAAAGATGAAGCTGAATTGTCTGGATTTACTGTAGTTGATCCACCTTCTGTCGTCTCCACCCATATCACTGAGGTTATTAAAAAGCATGCACATATTTTACTTGGTCGTCAGGAAACAAAGCAATTAATTGATCATTTAAAAGAAAACTATCCAATACTAGCAGATGAAGTAACTCCAGAGCCACTCTCGTTTGGAGACATACAAAAAGTATTAGCAAAACTATTAAAAGAAAATGTTTCTATCCGTAATCTACCAATAATTTTTGAAACATTAGCTGACTTTGCGAAAATGACAAACGATACGGAACTGTTAGCAGAATATGCGAGACAATCATTATCACCGCAAATTACCAAGCAATATGCAAAGGATGACAGGTCATTAAAAGTTATTACCGTTTCAGGGGCAGTTGAAAAAATGATAGCAGAGAATATACAACAAACAGAACACGGGAACTATTTATCCTTAGATCCAGAATCGCAGCAATTAATCATTAAAACAGTTAGTGAAGAGGTAGAACGAATAGCATTACAGGAGGATACAGCTATATTGTTATGCTCGCCTGCTATCCGAATGTATATGAAACAATTAGTTGAACGATTCTTACCGCAAGTAGTTGTATTATCCTATAACGAGCTAGAACCAACCGTTCAAGTACAAAGTGTAGGGGTGGTGAACGTAGCATGA
- a CDS encoding flagellar biosynthetic protein FliO, which produces MVLKKISICICLVLCYLNLGLLSEVSAAAPNAKECIEENLDCDKLEKEGSNGTRIEASENENGSLVFDLIKMVFALLLVLALIYVLLKLLNKRNKIFQQVKALENIGGISVGQNKSIQIIRIGSRVYVVGVGDNVELLHEITNENEKEELLHINQANEFQAGSFVTALFQQKKNDNSTNQTKSEFKNLFTTELDKLKSGRRKMINHHKQKGDKHE; this is translated from the coding sequence ATGGTGTTGAAAAAAATAAGTATTTGTATTTGTTTAGTATTATGCTATTTAAATTTAGGTTTACTATCGGAGGTTTCCGCTGCTGCACCTAATGCCAAGGAATGTATAGAAGAAAATTTGGATTGTGATAAGTTAGAAAAAGAAGGTTCTAATGGAACGCGTATAGAGGCAAGTGAAAACGAAAATGGATCATTAGTATTTGATTTAATAAAAATGGTTTTTGCTTTGCTTCTCGTACTAGCACTTATTTATGTATTATTAAAACTTTTAAACAAACGAAATAAAATTTTTCAACAAGTAAAAGCATTAGAAAATATTGGTGGAATTTCTGTTGGTCAAAATAAGTCGATACAAATTATTCGTATCGGTAGTCGAGTTTATGTCGTCGGTGTCGGAGATAATGTTGAATTGTTACACGAAATTACAAATGAGAATGAAAAAGAAGAGTTATTACATATTAATCAAGCAAATGAATTCCAAGCCGGATCATTCGTAACGGCTTTATTTCAACAAAAGAAAAATGATAATTCAACAAACCAAACAAAAAGTGAATTTAAAAACCTATTTACAACAGAGCTAGATAAATTAAAAAGTGGTCGAAGAAAAATGATTAATCACCATAAACAAAAGGGTGATAAGCATGAATGA
- the fliR gene encoding flagellar biosynthetic protein FliR produces MLDIINLASIPAFLLIFVRVTAFFVALPLFSYKTIPTHFKIGFSFFLAFIMFYTVDSPPIPIDGTFILLLAKEAIVGLLIGLLAYIILSAIQIAGGLIDFQMGFAIANVIDPQTGAQTPLTGQYFYIIALLFLLSVDGHHLLIDGIFYSYNLIPIDAYVPFQNQSLIDFVIDTFNEMFLIAFQMAIPIVGCLFLVDVALGIIARTVPQLNVFVVGLPLKIVVSFIAILFFLSLYMVLVKSLFETTFEAMHGLMQLMGGA; encoded by the coding sequence ATGCTGGATATTATTAATTTAGCAAGTATACCCGCTTTTTTATTAATATTTGTTCGAGTAACAGCTTTTTTTGTTGCATTACCACTGTTTTCCTATAAAACCATACCAACGCACTTTAAAATAGGGTTTAGTTTTTTTCTAGCATTTATTATGTTTTATACAGTCGATTCACCTCCAATTCCAATTGATGGAACATTTATACTTTTGCTTGCAAAGGAAGCAATTGTAGGATTGTTAATTGGCCTACTCGCTTATATTATATTGTCGGCGATTCAAATTGCAGGGGGATTAATTGATTTTCAAATGGGTTTCGCAATTGCAAACGTCATTGATCCGCAAACAGGAGCACAAACCCCTTTAACTGGGCAATATTTTTATATTATTGCGTTATTGTTTTTATTATCGGTCGATGGACACCATTTATTAATAGATGGAATCTTTTATAGTTATAATTTAATTCCAATAGATGCTTATGTACCTTTTCAAAACCAATCACTCATTGATTTTGTTATTGATACGTTTAATGAAATGTTTCTTATAGCATTTCAAATGGCAATTCCAATTGTAGGCTGTTTATTTTTAGTTGATGTTGCACTTGGAATTATTGCAAGAACTGTTCCACAACTAAATGTTTTTGTTGTTGGATTGCCTCTAAAAATAGTAGTAAGTTTTATCGCAATTTTATTTTTCTTAAGTTTATATATGGTTTTGGTGAAAAGTTTATTCGAGACTACATTTGAGGCAATGCATGGCTTAATGCAGCTAATGGGAGGTGCCTAA
- the fliP gene encoding flagellar type III secretion system pore protein FliP (The bacterial flagellar biogenesis protein FliP forms a type III secretion system (T3SS)-type pore required for flagellar assembly.) — translation MNEFINMFSDSDPASVATSVKLLLLLTVLSLAPSILILMTSFTRIIIVLSFVRTSLATQSMPPNQVLIGLALFLTFFIMAPTFNEVNEEALQPLFDEEISLDEAYDRASAPMKDFMAAHTRQKDLALFMNYAEMEKPETVQDIPMTTLVPAYTISELKTAFQMGFMIFVPFLIIDMAVASVLMSMGMMMLPPVMISLPFKILLFVLVDGWYLITHSLLEGF, via the coding sequence ATGAATGAATTTATAAATATGTTTTCTGATTCAGATCCGGCATCTGTTGCGACATCGGTCAAATTATTATTATTATTAACTGTTCTATCACTTGCGCCAAGTATATTGATTTTAATGACTAGTTTCACACGTATTATTATTGTTCTATCCTTTGTTCGAACATCACTCGCAACACAGTCAATGCCTCCGAATCAGGTGCTTATTGGACTTGCCTTGTTTTTAACATTTTTTATTATGGCACCAACCTTCAATGAGGTAAATGAAGAAGCACTTCAGCCACTTTTCGATGAAGAAATATCCTTAGACGAGGCGTATGATCGTGCAAGTGCACCAATGAAAGACTTTATGGCAGCTCATACGAGACAAAAGGATCTAGCATTGTTCATGAATTATGCGGAAATGGAAAAGCCTGAAACAGTTCAGGATATACCAATGACTACACTTGTTCCTGCTTATACAATTAGTGAACTGAAAACGGCATTTCAAATGGGTTTTATGATATTCGTACCGTTTTTAATTATTGACATGGCTGTTGCAAGTGTTCTTATGTCGATGGGAATGATGATGTTACCACCTGTCATGATCTCGCTGCCATTTAAAATATTATTATTTGTATTAGTGGATGGTTGGTATCTCATAACCCATTCATTATTAGAGGGATTTTAA
- the flhB gene encoding flagellar biosynthesis protein FlhB gives MQMKLDLQFFAGEKTEKATPKKRQDSRKKGQVAKSQDINTAFLLFFCFLILFIFGDNMGKSLTALYKTAFTEYIQWDLTENSVHQIFVEGTMEMAKIIAPIMGIAIIAGLAANFTQIGFLFTTEPLKLDLKKMDPIQGAKRIFSMRALVELLKSLLKIVFIGAITFWIIWLYKDEMMMLSFKTVESALAFFGNNAIKMGFAAALALVFIAVIDYAYQKYDFEKSIKMSKNDIKDEYKNIEGDPLIKSKIKEKQRQMAARRMMSEVPAADVVITNPTHYAIAIKYDEIKASAPFVVAKGVDYTALRIREIAKNNNVMTVENRQLARALYGAIEIGNSIPEEYYQAVAEVLAYVYRLEKKV, from the coding sequence ATGCAAATGAAATTGGATCTTCAATTTTTTGCAGGTGAAAAGACAGAAAAAGCAACTCCCAAAAAAAGACAAGATTCTAGAAAAAAAGGACAGGTAGCAAAAAGTCAGGATATTAACACTGCATTTCTATTATTCTTTTGTTTTTTAATTTTATTTATTTTCGGCGATAACATGGGGAAAAGCCTGACAGCATTATATAAAACTGCTTTTACGGAATACATTCAATGGGATCTTACAGAGAACAGTGTCCACCAAATTTTTGTTGAGGGAACAATGGAGATGGCAAAAATAATTGCCCCAATTATGGGAATTGCTATTATCGCTGGTTTAGCAGCGAACTTCACCCAAATCGGTTTTTTATTTACAACTGAACCACTTAAACTGGATTTGAAAAAGATGGATCCTATTCAAGGTGCAAAACGAATATTTTCTATGCGCGCTTTAGTGGAATTGTTGAAATCATTATTAAAAATCGTGTTTATAGGAGCTATAACATTTTGGATCATTTGGTTATACAAGGATGAAATGATGATGCTCTCGTTCAAAACAGTGGAAAGTGCTTTAGCTTTTTTCGGTAATAATGCAATAAAAATGGGGTTTGCAGCAGCACTTGCATTAGTATTCATTGCCGTTATTGACTATGCTTATCAAAAATATGATTTTGAAAAAAGCATTAAAATGTCAAAGAACGATATAAAGGATGAATACAAAAATATAGAAGGTGATCCATTAATAAAGTCAAAAATTAAAGAAAAACAACGTCAAATGGCAGCAAGACGTATGATGAGCGAGGTTCCAGCGGCTGATGTAGTTATTACGAATCCAACTCATTATGCGATAGCAATTAAATACGACGAAATTAAGGCTAGTGCACCTTTTGTAGTAGCAAAAGGGGTAGATTACACAGCACTTCGAATAAGGGAAATTGCCAAAAATAATAATGTTATGACAGTGGAGAATAGACAACTGGCACGGGCGCTTTATGGTGCGATAGAAATTGGTAATAGTATCCCTGAGGAGTATTACCAAGCGGTTGCGGAAGTATTAGCATATGTTTATCGATTAGAAAAAAAGGTTTAG
- a CDS encoding DUF6115 domain-containing protein — MTSFLLIISFLLHMVTFTAIYQLYKQTKLPNQNSSSQEIMELFEVYLAEIKEENNRLEQTLLDKEHKPDDEVCPVPHMKEEVNPEGVDDTYTTPKVDDDVHYKTSLHAKILQMHDQGMPNEEIARKLNSGKTEVDLIIKIHAKKSN, encoded by the coding sequence ATGACATCATTTTTGTTAATAATAAGTTTTTTATTGCACATGGTTACATTTACTGCGATTTATCAATTATATAAACAAACCAAGCTTCCCAATCAGAATAGTTCTTCTCAAGAAATAATGGAACTTTTTGAAGTGTACTTGGCAGAAATTAAAGAAGAAAATAATCGACTGGAACAAACGTTATTGGACAAGGAACACAAACCAGATGATGAAGTTTGCCCAGTGCCGCACATGAAGGAAGAAGTGAATCCTGAAGGTGTAGATGATACATATACAACCCCTAAGGTAGATGATGATGTACACTATAAAACGTCGTTACATGCCAAAATTCTTCAGATGCATGATCAAGGGATGCCAAATGAAGAAATTGCTCGAAAGTTGAATAGTGGTAAAACAGAAGTGGATTTAATTATAAAAATACATGCAAAAAAGTCGAATTAG
- a CDS encoding FliA/WhiG family RNA polymerase sigma factor, producing the protein MNTDKTPIEKQLWENWFSTHDSNAANELIKNYMYLVNFHVERIATHLPKNVNKDDLKSFGLMGLYDAVKKFESSRDLKFDTYASFRVRGAIIDGLRKEDWLPRSIREKTKKIEQVSGHLEQVHQRTPSSNEIAKELNMTAQEVETYTKDSLFANVLSIEEKSKDGHSDHKEGIGYAIADHISASPDNHLTTSETNKELAKSIKLLNVNEQLVISLFYNEELTLTEIGQVLDLTTSRISQIHKKAIFKLKKTLAKVHR; encoded by the coding sequence ATGAATACGGATAAAACTCCTATAGAGAAACAGTTATGGGAAAATTGGTTTTCTACGCACGACTCGAATGCTGCTAATGAGCTTATCAAAAATTATATGTATCTAGTAAATTTTCACGTTGAGCGGATTGCGACTCATTTACCCAAAAATGTAAACAAAGATGACTTGAAAAGTTTTGGATTAATGGGGTTGTATGATGCAGTTAAGAAATTTGAATCAAGTAGGGACTTAAAGTTCGACACGTATGCTTCATTTCGAGTTAGAGGTGCCATTATTGATGGGCTCAGAAAGGAAGATTGGTTGCCTAGATCAATTCGTGAAAAAACAAAAAAGATTGAACAGGTTTCTGGGCACCTTGAGCAAGTTCATCAACGTACACCTTCTTCCAATGAGATTGCAAAAGAATTAAATATGACCGCTCAAGAAGTTGAAACATATACGAAGGATTCTCTGTTTGCAAATGTATTATCAATTGAAGAAAAGTCTAAAGATGGTCATAGTGATCACAAAGAGGGGATTGGCTATGCAATCGCTGATCATATTTCCGCGTCCCCAGATAATCATTTAACAACAAGTGAGACCAATAAAGAATTAGCGAAAAGTATAAAATTATTAAATGTTAATGAACAACTAGTTATTAGTTTGTTTTATAATGAAGAACTAACATTAACTGAAATTGGACAAGTACTGGACTTAACGACATCTAGAATTTCACAAATACATAAAAAAGCTATCTTCAAACTTAAAAAAACATTGGCTAAAGTACACAGATAG
- the fliQ gene encoding flagellar biosynthesis protein FliQ, translated as MSSEFVLTLAEKGIYTILLVSGPLLILALAIGLLVSIFQATTQIQEQTLAFIPKIVAVFVGLIFFGPWMLTKMVEFTADLFQNLNQFVG; from the coding sequence ATGAGCAGTGAGTTTGTTTTAACATTAGCAGAAAAAGGTATTTATACGATCTTACTCGTGTCTGGTCCGTTGTTGATATTAGCACTTGCGATTGGATTATTAGTAAGTATCTTTCAGGCGACTACACAGATACAGGAACAAACACTTGCATTTATTCCGAAAATTGTAGCTGTGTTTGTTGGTTTGATATTTTTTGGACCTTGGATGTTAACGAAAATGGTTGAGTTTACAGCTGATTTATTTCAAAACTTAAATCAGTTTGTTGGGTAA
- the rpsB gene encoding 30S ribosomal protein S2 encodes MSVISMKQLLEAGVHFGHQTRRWNPKMKKYIFTERNGIYIIDLQKTVKKVDEAYKYVKEIAADGGTVLFVGTKKQAQDSVRDEATRSGMYFVNQRWLGGTLTNFQTIRKRITRLKNIERMEEDGTFEVLPKKEVVNLLKEKDRLMKFLGGIKEMKKLPDAMFVIDPRKERIAIAEAHKLNIPIIGIVDTNCDPDEIDYIIPANDDAIRAVKLLTSKMADAIIEVKQSEEAERVANEEESAEPVEADKE; translated from the coding sequence ATGTCAGTAATTTCTATGAAGCAATTACTTGAAGCTGGTGTACATTTCGGACATCAGACTCGCCGTTGGAACCCAAAGATGAAAAAATACATCTTTACTGAGCGTAACGGCATCTATATCATTGACCTACAAAAAACAGTTAAAAAGGTTGATGAAGCATACAAATATGTAAAGGAAATCGCAGCTGATGGTGGTACAGTTCTTTTTGTAGGAACTAAAAAGCAAGCACAGGACTCTGTTCGTGATGAAGCGACTCGTTCTGGCATGTACTTTGTAAACCAACGCTGGTTAGGTGGTACACTAACAAACTTCCAAACAATCCGTAAACGTATTACGCGTCTTAAGAATATCGAGCGTATGGAGGAAGATGGAACGTTTGAAGTACTTCCAAAAAAAGAAGTTGTAAACTTATTAAAAGAAAAAGACCGTTTAATGAAGTTCCTAGGTGGAATCAAGGAAATGAAAAAGCTTCCTGATGCAATGTTTGTAATTGATCCACGTAAAGAACGTATTGCGATCGCTGAAGCACATAAATTAAACATTCCAATTATCGGAATTGTTGATACGAACTGTGACCCTGATGAAATTGATTATATTATCCCTGCAAATGATGATGCAATTCGCGCGGTAAAACTTCTTACTTCTAAAATGGCTGATGCTATTATTGAGGTTAAACAAAGTGAAGAAGCTGAAAGAGTTGCAAATGAAGAAGAATCTGCAGAGCCAGTAGAAGCAGATAAAGAATAG